The Parabacteroides timonensis sequence GATATGGATAAGATGGTAGAAATAGCCCGGTTTCAATACCCGGCGGAGGCACAAACATTGATGGCATTACTCAAATCGGAAGGGGTCGACTGTTATCTTCGTAACGAATACAGCAGTCAGGTAATGGCTGGCTACGTAGACGTCGGCGGTGCCCGTGTGGAGATACTTGAAAGCGATGTCCCTCAAGCTTTGGAAATTATGAAAGAAGGTGGTTATGATATCCCGGCAGAAGATGAAGAACCCGAGCAGATACGTGTGGTTGCCGGTTGGGCTCGTCATATCCCTTTTCTGCGAAACTTTGCGTTTGAAAAGCAAATTGTCATCTTATTTCTGATTATAGCTGTGTTTTTGGCATTATTAATCTTTTTTGGATCAAAATACTCTTCCAACTAAACAAATGTAATAAATGGCGCGTAGAAAGATAACAAATAGTCAGGCGGTATGTCTTACTTTATTATGGGGCGTTTTGGCCTACATGCTGTTTACATACAGCGAAAAGATAACTTTTGATGTGATATTTGCCCTAGTTGCATCAGCTATCATTGTGTTCGTTCCTGTCTATAAGAACATAAAGCGTAGGGATGAATAGCATTTAGTCACATTTGTCTTCTTAAAATATCGAAATGACATTTTTTTATCATTTTTTCTTTCAAATATTTGCTGGTATGAAAAAATGGCTTACCTTTGCGACGTTGTTGAAAAAACAACACAAAATAGCAAAGTGGTATAACATTCTAAATAAACAGTTCTATGAAGGCAAATGAAGTTTTAGACAACTTAAAAAGAAGATTTCCTAACGAACCCGAGTATCATCAGGCAGTTGCCGAAGTTTTAGGCACTATCGAAGAAGCTTATAACGAACATCCTGAATTCGAAAAAAGCAACCTGATCGAACGTCTTTGTATCCCCGATCGTATTTTCTCTTTCCGTGTAACATGGGTGGACGATAAAGGACAGGTACAGACAAACATG is a genomic window containing:
- a CDS encoding putative signal transducing protein, with translation MDKMVEIARFQYPAEAQTLMALLKSEGVDCYLRNEYSSQVMAGYVDVGGARVEILESDVPQALEIMKEGGYDIPAEDEEPEQIRVVAGWARHIPFLRNFAFEKQIVILFLIIAVFLALLIFFGSKYSSN